A single region of the Planctomycetia bacterium genome encodes:
- the metF gene encoding methylenetetrahydrofolate reductase [NAD(P)H] — MNLRHAYGPGKFGLSFELYPPKSETAEAELFEHVAELMTFRPDYVTCTYGAGGSTRSKTLDIVERVRRDFRGATASHLTCVGATVEQLRDYLTEAEKRGVSNIVALRGDPPKGETEFRQVVGGLRYANELVALIRAEFPNFGIAVAGYPEKHLEAPSLDVDLANLKRKVDSGADAVVTQLFYRNSDFFEFRNRCERLGIRIPLVPGILPVTNLAQIKRITALCGAQLPEDFRADLERCGADAEAQFEIGVAFAVRQVRELVAAGVPGIHFYVLNKSNATGRVLREVALAR; from the coding sequence ATGAATCTCCGACACGCTTACGGTCCCGGAAAATTCGGCCTCTCCTTCGAGCTTTATCCTCCTAAGAGCGAGACGGCCGAAGCGGAGTTGTTCGAGCATGTCGCGGAGTTGATGACGTTCCGGCCCGACTATGTTACTTGCACCTACGGCGCCGGCGGCTCGACGCGCTCGAAGACACTCGACATCGTCGAACGGGTCCGTCGCGATTTCCGCGGCGCGACCGCCTCGCATCTCACCTGCGTCGGCGCCACGGTCGAACAATTGCGCGACTATCTTACCGAAGCCGAGAAGCGCGGCGTGTCGAACATCGTCGCGCTGCGCGGCGATCCGCCGAAAGGGGAGACCGAGTTTCGCCAAGTCGTCGGCGGCTTGCGCTACGCCAACGAGCTCGTCGCTCTGATCCGCGCCGAGTTCCCGAATTTCGGCATCGCCGTGGCCGGCTATCCGGAAAAGCATCTCGAAGCGCCGAGCCTCGATGTCGATCTCGCAAACCTCAAGCGCAAGGTCGATAGCGGAGCCGATGCCGTCGTGACGCAGCTCTTCTATCGCAACTCGGACTTCTTCGAATTCCGCAACCGTTGCGAGCGGCTCGGCATTCGCATTCCCCTCGTGCCTGGCATTCTTCCCGTCACGAACCTCGCCCAGATCAAGCGCATCACCGCGCTATGCGGAGCGCAACTCCCCGAAGACTTTCGAGCCGACCTCGAACGCTGCGGTGCCGATGCCGAGGCGCAGTTCGAAATCGGCGTGGCGTTCGCCGTCCGCCAAGTGCGCGAGCTCGTCGCCGCCGGAGTGCCGGGTATCCACTTCTACGTCCTCAACAAGTCGAACGCCACGGGGCGCGTGTTGCGCGAAGTAGCGCTTGCGCGTTAG
- a CDS encoding glucose-1-phosphate thymidylyltransferase: MTIVLFEDDKVAQLYPISVGRPAAAISCAGFTLIELLRSFGEQPSFLLRSHLQATALADGLISESPADGQPLRATANEPLVLVNARLVPSVAVVEAVLKLARAGKPGLVVSGDSIALAVLAADAPPLPRDAQPPHIAEYLGRLPKAPLEAELPLFHFPHDVVRHNLTALNDNLAYRLRKGNYREVADGVFAADEAKLGSYCVTETDKGPILLDAGASVGPYCFLRGPVYLGPSARLTEQSALKDCVSLGHTTKIGGEVEGSVIEPYTNKQHHGFLGHSYLGSWVNLGAGTCNSDLKNTYGQVNMDYHGRKVPTGMQFLGAIVGDYAKTAINTGIFTGKTVGACSMVYGFVTTNVPSFVNYARSFGQVTEVPVDILVAAQARMFARRKVEQRLCDLQLLHDMYELTKHERQMAGEPLSL; this comes from the coding sequence ATGACTATCGTGCTGTTCGAAGACGACAAAGTAGCGCAACTTTATCCGATTTCCGTCGGACGGCCCGCCGCCGCCATTTCGTGTGCGGGCTTCACCCTCATCGAGTTGTTGCGCAGCTTCGGCGAACAGCCGTCGTTCTTGCTCCGCTCCCATCTGCAAGCCACGGCCCTGGCCGACGGCCTGATCAGCGAATCCCCCGCCGATGGGCAGCCGCTCCGTGCGACCGCGAACGAGCCGTTGGTGTTGGTCAACGCTCGCTTGGTCCCGAGCGTCGCCGTGGTGGAAGCCGTGTTGAAGCTTGCGCGGGCCGGGAAGCCGGGCTTGGTCGTCTCGGGCGATTCGATCGCGCTGGCCGTGCTTGCCGCCGATGCGCCTCCTTTGCCGCGCGATGCGCAGCCGCCGCACATCGCGGAGTATCTCGGCAGGCTTCCGAAGGCGCCGCTCGAAGCCGAGCTGCCGCTGTTTCATTTCCCGCACGACGTCGTGCGCCACAACCTCACGGCCCTCAACGACAACCTCGCCTATCGCCTACGCAAAGGAAATTATCGTGAAGTCGCCGATGGGGTCTTCGCAGCCGACGAAGCGAAGCTCGGCTCCTATTGCGTGACCGAAACGGACAAAGGCCCGATCTTGCTCGACGCCGGCGCATCGGTCGGGCCCTATTGTTTCTTGCGCGGCCCGGTTTATCTCGGGCCCTCGGCTCGGCTCACGGAACAGTCGGCGTTGAAAGATTGCGTGAGCCTCGGCCACACGACGAAGATCGGCGGCGAAGTCGAAGGTTCCGTCATCGAGCCGTATACGAACAAGCAACATCACGGTTTTCTCGGACACAGCTACCTCGGCAGTTGGGTCAATCTCGGAGCAGGGACCTGCAACAGCGATCTCAAGAACACCTACGGCCAAGTCAACATGGACTACCACGGCCGCAAGGTGCCGACCGGCATGCAGTTCCTCGGCGCGATCGTCGGCGATTACGCGAAGACGGCCATCAACACTGGCATCTTCACCGGCAAGACCGTCGGGGCGTGCAGCATGGTCTACGGCTTCGTCACCACGAACGTGCCGAGCTTCGTGAACTATGCCCGCTCGTTCGGGCAGGTCACCGAAGTGCCGGTCGATATCCTCGTTGCGGCGCAGGCCCGCATGTTTGCGCGGCGTAAAGTCGAGCAGCGGTTATGCGACTTGCAGCTGCTGCACGATATGTACGAACTGACTAAGCACGAGCGGCAGATGGCCGGCGAGCCCCTCTCCTTGTAA
- a CDS encoding amidohydrolase family protein gives MGPGSLLLCGTIILPDRLLVRGAVWVRGGRIVAVDHESTLLSSADPATTTILDAGDGYIAPGFVDLHVHGGLGADFMDGTADSYRTALLAHARHGTTSLTPTTTVARHEQIISVLKLTREFMRPKVPGAAVLPRVLGAHFYGPYFRYEARGAHPGAAIRPPVEREFAEYLEFADALATATVAPELPGAEEFARACTAKGVRLNAGHSWATFEQMRAAVRWGVRHIDHLYCAMSDKTRLRQFQTYPMQGGVLEATLFFDELTTEVIADGKHLSPDLLELALKIKGPDRLALVTDCNRALDMPEGEYMIGPLDGGEPLLHRDGVGLMPDGKGLASSVRGMDHMLRTFLEQTGRPLWEVVRMASLTPAQILGREHEIGSLTVGKYGDAVVLDRELGVRRVFVAGAEIE, from the coding sequence ATGGGGCCTGGGTCTTTGTTGTTGTGCGGCACGATCATTTTACCGGATCGGCTGTTGGTGCGCGGGGCGGTCTGGGTGCGCGGCGGTCGGATCGTCGCCGTCGATCATGAGTCGACCTTGCTCTCGTCGGCCGATCCGGCAACGACGACGATCCTCGACGCCGGCGACGGCTACATCGCGCCCGGATTCGTCGACTTGCATGTTCACGGCGGTCTAGGGGCCGACTTCATGGACGGCACCGCCGACTCCTACCGTACGGCACTCCTCGCACACGCACGCCACGGCACGACCAGCCTCACCCCGACGACGACCGTGGCCCGGCATGAACAAATCATCTCCGTATTGAAACTGACGCGTGAGTTCATGCGGCCGAAGGTGCCGGGCGCGGCGGTTCTGCCGCGGGTCCTCGGCGCACATTTCTACGGTCCTTATTTCCGCTACGAAGCCCGCGGTGCGCATCCGGGAGCCGCGATTCGTCCGCCGGTCGAGCGCGAGTTCGCGGAGTATCTCGAATTCGCCGACGCGCTGGCGACGGCGACCGTCGCGCCGGAGCTGCCGGGTGCGGAAGAGTTCGCCCGCGCTTGCACGGCCAAAGGGGTTCGTTTGAACGCGGGCCATAGCTGGGCGACGTTCGAGCAAATGCGCGCGGCCGTACGTTGGGGTGTGCGCCATATCGACCACCTGTATTGCGCGATGAGCGACAAGACCCGGCTGCGGCAGTTTCAAACCTACCCGATGCAAGGAGGCGTTCTCGAAGCGACTTTGTTCTTCGACGAACTGACGACGGAAGTGATCGCCGACGGCAAGCACCTCTCGCCCGACCTGCTCGAACTGGCGCTCAAGATCAAAGGGCCCGACCGCTTGGCGCTGGTCACCGACTGCAATCGGGCCCTCGACATGCCCGAGGGAGAATACATGATCGGCCCGCTCGACGGGGGCGAACCGCTGCTCCATCGCGACGGCGTCGGCCTGATGCCCGACGGCAAAGGGCTTGCTTCGAGCGTGCGCGGGATGGACCATATGCTGCGCACGTTTCTGGAACAGACGGGGCGGCCGTTGTGGGAGGTCGTGCGCATGGCGTCGCTCACGCCGGCGCAAATCCTCGGCAGAGAGCATGAAATCGGTAGTCTGACGGTCGGCAAATACGGCGATGCCGTGGTCCTCGATCGCGAGCTCGGCGTGCGACGCGTCTTCGTCGCCGGAGCCGAAATCGAATAA
- a CDS encoding dipeptidase: MAKKLHRRTILRRGCTVVAGSLLAGVHLPAVHAGAGSGVVGEAKALHREIPVFIGYLNFAQEQFRADGGRQCDLTKLDAAGVKTFVASIGFGCYFQTGPRQYELAGSNDWLLERQLSRIDDVVATIEKCPRTRLIKTTADLVPRAGDDQIGVIVHLTGNNHTTRLDTVDEFFKRGVRATHPAMQYHNNWCAGHEGRAAPALSEFGRQVVARMNELGIAIDTAHASDDTALALAAVSKRPISDSHTTSRDRVPASRGLRDATLKRLASTGGVIGVLFADHMLTSEAWRTKYSQRPVSPRLWEYNKYLLASTSDPDERMKLRRDKQAQEQFYQDRKLPPDVATPTTRAAALGDLADTIDYLIDTVGIDHVGLGTDINGIDADQWPQGIDHMGDLPVLTAELLRRGYSVDRLRKLLSDNGHRAYGACLPT, translated from the coding sequence GTGGCTAAGAAACTCCATCGTCGAACGATTCTCCGCCGAGGTTGCACCGTCGTCGCCGGCTCGCTGCTGGCCGGTGTCCATCTTCCTGCGGTCCATGCGGGTGCCGGCTCGGGCGTCGTCGGCGAAGCGAAAGCTTTGCATCGCGAGATCCCGGTGTTCATCGGCTATCTCAATTTCGCGCAAGAGCAATTCCGCGCCGATGGTGGTCGACAGTGCGATCTCACGAAGCTCGACGCGGCGGGAGTGAAGACCTTCGTTGCTTCGATCGGCTTCGGCTGCTACTTTCAAACCGGTCCGCGCCAGTACGAGCTCGCCGGCTCGAACGATTGGCTGCTCGAACGACAGTTGAGCCGTATCGACGACGTCGTGGCGACGATCGAAAAATGCCCTCGCACTCGGCTCATCAAGACCACGGCCGACCTCGTGCCGCGCGCCGGCGACGATCAGATCGGCGTGATCGTCCATCTGACGGGCAACAACCACACGACGCGACTCGACACGGTCGACGAGTTCTTTAAGCGCGGCGTGCGAGCCACGCATCCGGCCATGCAGTACCACAACAACTGGTGCGCCGGTCATGAAGGACGTGCCGCTCCCGCGCTGAGCGAATTCGGCCGGCAGGTGGTCGCGCGCATGAACGAGCTCGGCATCGCGATCGACACGGCCCACGCTTCCGACGACACGGCCCTGGCCCTGGCCGCGGTCTCGAAACGTCCGATCAGCGATAGCCATACGACCAGTCGCGACCGCGTTCCGGCCTCGCGCGGCCTGCGCGATGCGACCTTGAAGCGCTTAGCCTCGACCGGCGGTGTGATCGGAGTGCTGTTCGCCGATCACATGCTGACGTCCGAAGCCTGGCGCACGAAGTATTCGCAGCGCCCCGTGAGCCCGCGGCTCTGGGAGTACAACAAATATCTGCTGGCATCCACGAGCGACCCGGACGAGCGAATGAAACTACGGCGCGATAAGCAAGCTCAGGAGCAGTTCTATCAAGATCGCAAACTGCCGCCCGACGTCGCAACGCCGACGACACGCGCGGCCGCCCTGGGCGACTTGGCCGACACGATCGATTATCTGATCGACACGGTCGGCATCGACCACGTCGGCCTAGGAACCGACATCAACGGCATCGACGCCGACCAATGGCCGCAAGGAATAGACCACATGGGCGACCTCCCGGTACTGACGGCCGAACTGCTGCGCCGAGGCTACAGCGTCGACCGCCTACGCAAGCTCTTAAGCGACAACGGCCACCGCGCCTACGGCGCTTGCTTGCCGACATAA
- a CDS encoding isochorismatase family protein encodes MSAETNPLDFGSPDLRLPEALRGPLLEHLAELKRRYLARNWGTRVGFGSRPALIVIDLALHWTQPDHAMGSDLESVVVQSCKMLAAARTAGIPIFFTTFAYDPATPPSPQNKKLCMNVRPETAHRFELDARLERRPNEKVIRKPYASAFKGTNLHEMLTSLGVDTLIVTGVSTSHCVYATCRDATDSFRVIVPREAVGERCEVFHEVNLLDIDIDLGDVMPLAEVVAQLERLVGRS; translated from the coding sequence ATGTCCGCTGAAACGAACCCGCTGGATTTCGGCTCGCCCGATCTGCGTCTTCCCGAAGCCTTGCGCGGCCCGTTGCTGGAGCATTTGGCCGAGTTGAAGCGCCGTTATCTCGCCCGGAATTGGGGGACGCGCGTCGGCTTCGGTTCGCGGCCGGCGTTGATCGTGATCGACCTAGCGCTGCATTGGACTCAGCCCGACCACGCGATGGGATCGGATTTGGAAAGCGTCGTCGTGCAGTCGTGCAAGATGCTCGCCGCTGCGCGAACCGCGGGCATCCCGATCTTCTTCACCACGTTCGCTTACGACCCGGCGACCCCGCCGAGCCCGCAGAACAAGAAGCTTTGCATGAACGTTCGGCCTGAGACGGCGCATCGCTTCGAGCTCGACGCGCGGCTCGAGCGCCGGCCCAACGAAAAAGTGATTCGCAAGCCGTATGCGTCGGCCTTCAAAGGGACGAACCTGCACGAAATGTTGACGTCGCTCGGGGTCGACACGTTGATCGTGACGGGAGTGAGCACGAGCCATTGCGTCTACGCGACCTGCCGCGATGCGACCGACAGCTTTCGGGTCATCGTTCCGCGCGAAGCGGTGGGAGAGCGCTGCGAGGTGTTCCACGAAGTGAACTTGCTCGATATCGACATCGATCTCGGCGACGTAATGCCTCTCGCGGAAGTCGTCGCCCAGCTAGAGCGCCTCGTCGGCAGGTCGTAA
- a CDS encoding amidohydrolase family protein, producing the protein MGKFFDIHTHIGQAANHTPPLTAEELLRWMDANDVAQAAVLPLASPESSSYLITPDFVLAQTKPYRDRLIPFCSIDPRTDYSGGSRGLLGMLTRYVEAGAKGFGEHKTGVAIDDPRNMKLYAACAELKLPVLIHIDNARNMDRPGLPGFAKVLETFPTVNFLGHAFGWWVSLAGGVTQADLGAGPRMTPVAPGGAIDALMDKYPNLYGDLSASSGAAAIRRDMKFGREFLLRRADRLVFGTDYHFPGQAIPQFELYRELDLPPDATQKIFHDNARRLLGLS; encoded by the coding sequence ATGGGAAAATTCTTCGACATCCACACGCACATCGGCCAGGCTGCGAATCACACTCCGCCGCTGACGGCCGAAGAGTTACTCCGTTGGATGGACGCGAACGATGTGGCGCAGGCCGCCGTGCTGCCGCTGGCGTCTCCCGAATCGTCGAGCTATTTGATCACGCCCGACTTCGTGCTCGCGCAAACGAAGCCCTATCGAGATCGACTCATTCCGTTCTGCTCGATCGATCCGCGCACCGACTACTCGGGCGGATCGCGCGGGTTGCTTGGCATGCTTACGCGCTACGTCGAGGCTGGCGCGAAAGGATTCGGCGAGCATAAGACCGGTGTGGCGATCGACGATCCGCGGAACATGAAGTTGTATGCCGCGTGCGCCGAGTTGAAGCTGCCGGTGCTGATCCATATCGACAATGCCCGCAACATGGATCGGCCGGGCCTCCCGGGCTTCGCCAAGGTGCTCGAAACCTTTCCGACCGTCAACTTCTTAGGGCACGCGTTCGGCTGGTGGGTATCGCTCGCCGGCGGAGTAACGCAAGCCGATCTTGGTGCCGGGCCGCGGATGACTCCGGTCGCTCCCGGCGGCGCCATCGATGCGCTGATGGACAAGTATCCGAACTTGTACGGCGACCTCTCGGCCAGCAGCGGCGCGGCGGCGATTCGTCGCGACATGAAATTCGGCCGCGAGTTCCTGCTGCGCCGGGCCGATCGTTTGGTCTTCGGCACCGACTATCACTTCCCCGGCCAAGCGATTCCGCAATTCGAGCTGTATCGCGAGCTCGATCTTCCGCCGGACGCAACCCAAAAAATCTTTCACGACAATGCCCGACGCTTGCTCGGGCTATCCTAA